In one window of bacterium DNA:
- a CDS encoding steroid 3-ketoacyl-CoA thiolase, translating into MREVVIVEAVRTPLGRRNGGLSTCHSIDVLGQVQKELFERSGADPKEVGQVVGGCVGQVGMQTMNVARNAWLTAGLPLDVAATTVDTQCGSSQQATNLAYSLVASGVVDSAVGCGVELMSRVPMGATIPKGSTGMPVNKNYWEHYEWTSQFEGAERIAKQWGITREDTDAFGKRSQDLAAGAWAENRFDGQILPIDAPDVDDEGNALETTHRVARDEGLRETTLEGLAKLKTNQEGGVHTAGTSSQISDGAGAILLMTKEKADALGLKPLATIVDACLTGSDPVLMLTGPIGATRKMLENNGMQMSDIDIVEINEAFASVVLAWERELKPDMATVNPNGGAIALGHPLGGTGSVLITKAVHELQRSGKEHALVTMCCGGGLGTGTLLRRA; encoded by the coding sequence ATGCGTGAAGTCGTCATCGTCGAAGCCGTGCGCACCCCTCTCGGGCGTCGCAACGGCGGTCTGTCCACCTGCCATTCGATCGACGTGCTCGGTCAGGTCCAGAAGGAATTGTTCGAACGCAGCGGTGCGGATCCCAAGGAAGTCGGCCAGGTGGTCGGCGGTTGCGTCGGCCAGGTGGGCATGCAGACCATGAACGTGGCGCGAAACGCCTGGCTCACCGCCGGGCTTCCGCTGGACGTTGCGGCGACGACCGTCGATACCCAATGCGGATCTTCCCAGCAGGCGACCAACCTCGCCTACTCGCTCGTGGCTTCGGGCGTCGTCGATTCGGCCGTTGGCTGCGGCGTAGAGCTCATGAGCCGCGTGCCCATGGGCGCCACCATCCCCAAGGGCAGCACCGGCATGCCGGTGAACAAGAACTACTGGGAGCACTATGAGTGGACGTCCCAGTTCGAGGGCGCCGAGCGCATCGCCAAACAGTGGGGCATCACGCGCGAAGACACGGATGCCTTCGGCAAGCGCTCCCAGGACCTCGCCGCCGGAGCCTGGGCGGAGAATCGCTTCGACGGTCAGATCCTCCCCATCGACGCGCCCGACGTCGACGACGAGGGCAATGCGCTCGAGACGACCCATCGGGTCGCGCGGGACGAGGGCCTGCGCGAGACCACGCTCGAAGGGCTCGCAAAGCTCAAGACCAACCAGGAAGGTGGCGTCCACACGGCCGGCACCTCGTCGCAGATCAGCGACGGCGCCGGCGCGATCCTGCTGATGACGAAGGAAAAGGCCGACGCCCTCGGCCTGAAGCCACTGGCCACGATCGTCGACGCCTGCCTCACGGGCAGCGACCCGGTCCTGATGCTGACCGGGCCGATCGGTGCGACCCGGAAGATGCTCGAGAACAACGGCATGCAGATGAGCGACATCGACATCGTCGAGATCAACGAAGCCTTTGCCTCGGTGGTGCTGGCCTGGGAGCGCGAACTCAAGCCCGACATGGCGACCGTGAACCCGAATGGCGGCGCGATTGCACTCGGCCATCCGCTCGGTGGCACGGGTTCGGTGCTCATCACCAAGGCCGTGCACGAGCTGCAGCGCAGCGGCAAGGAGCACGCGCTCGTGACCATGTGCTGCGGTGGAGGCCTCGGGACCGGAACGCTGCTGCGCCGGGCCTGA
- a CDS encoding MarR family transcriptional regulator yields MSESSKHELDAPPWLRVESTLMSLARGIRRAYDLGFEELGLNLSEASVLAYAQERGPLMQAELAKHMGLGRAAMGSMVDSLEARGLAERQPKPGDRRVWLVAVTPDGDQLANQVAKIDERLRGEFRAGISRKERRELAGLLNRLRENVKGVIAETSD; encoded by the coding sequence ATGAGCGAATCCAGCAAGCACGAGCTCGATGCACCGCCGTGGCTCCGGGTCGAATCGACACTCATGTCGCTCGCCCGGGGCATCCGGCGGGCGTACGACCTGGGCTTCGAAGAGCTTGGCCTCAACCTCTCCGAAGCCAGCGTGCTCGCCTATGCGCAGGAGCGCGGCCCTCTGATGCAGGCCGAACTCGCCAAACACATGGGCCTCGGACGCGCCGCGATGGGATCAATGGTCGACTCCCTCGAGGCGCGGGGCCTGGCGGAACGCCAGCCCAAGCCCGGCGACCGCCGCGTGTGGCTCGTCGCCGTGACGCCGGACGGCGACCAGCTGGCGAATCAGGTCGCGAAGATCGACGAGCGTCTGCGCGGAGAGTTTCGCGCGGGCATCTCCCGCAAGGAACGTCGCGAACTCGCCGGGCTACTCAATCGCCTGCGCGAGAACGTGAAAGGCGTGATTGCGGAAACCTCGGATTGA
- a CDS encoding SDR family NAD(P)-dependent oxidoreductase produces the protein MDVSNSSAIVTGGASGLGEACARRLTAAGAKCVILDMNEEKGKEVASELGGEFVKADVADPDQVQIACETAVGMAPLRALVNGAGIGSAGRTVDRQGEPFKLEVFEFVVRVNLIGSFNCLRLAAAMMAKQEPLDEQGQRGAIVNMTSVAAFEGQIGQCAYSASKGGVVGMTLPIARDLSAIGIRVNTVAPGLFDTPIYGEGEGSEAFKAKLGQSVLFPKRLGYADELSQMVMQLITNDYMNGEVVRCDGGVRLPPK, from the coding sequence ATGGATGTTTCGAATAGCTCTGCCATCGTCACGGGTGGCGCTTCCGGCCTCGGCGAAGCGTGCGCGCGCCGGCTGACGGCTGCGGGCGCGAAGTGCGTGATCCTCGACATGAACGAGGAGAAGGGAAAGGAAGTGGCAAGCGAACTCGGTGGCGAGTTCGTGAAGGCCGACGTGGCCGATCCCGATCAGGTACAGATCGCCTGCGAGACGGCCGTTGGCATGGCGCCCCTTCGCGCACTCGTCAACGGTGCGGGTATCGGCAGCGCCGGCCGAACGGTCGATCGCCAGGGCGAGCCGTTCAAGCTCGAGGTCTTCGAGTTCGTGGTGCGCGTCAACCTGATCGGCAGCTTCAACTGTCTGCGGCTTGCTGCGGCCATGATGGCCAAGCAGGAGCCCCTCGACGAGCAGGGCCAGCGCGGTGCGATCGTCAACATGACGTCGGTCGCGGCCTTCGAAGGCCAGATCGGTCAGTGTGCCTACTCGGCTTCGAAGGGCGGCGTGGTCGGCATGACGCTTCCGATCGCGCGCGACCTCTCGGCAATCGGCATTCGCGTGAACACGGTCGCGCCGGGCCTGTTCGACACGCCCATCTATGGCGAAGGCGAAGGCAGCGAGGCCTTCAAGGCCAAGCTCGGCCAGAGCGTGCTCTTCCCCAAGCGCCTGGGTTACGCGGACGAACTCTCCCAGATGGTGATGCAACTCATCACCAACGACTACATGAACGGTGAAGTGGTGCGCTGCGACGGTGGCGTTCGCCTTCCCCCCAAGTGA
- a CDS encoding crotonase/enoyl-CoA hydratase family protein: protein MANEVLTERHDRILVITLNRPEARNAVNGPLADALNAAVEELDNDPGLTAAVLTGAGGGFSSGMDLKWFATQGPPVGFGKFLQAGARKPLIAAIEGFALAGGLELALTCDLLVAANNVKFGIPEAKRGLFAAGGALMRLPRVVPHGVAMEMALTGDPISAERALELGLIARVSEPGNALDVALDLARQIARNAPLSVAMSKKLIVDSYGRTEEEFWSHQGPESGKIFTSKDAQEGARAFAEKREPEWTGS from the coding sequence ATGGCAAATGAAGTCCTGACCGAACGACACGACCGCATCCTGGTCATCACCCTGAATCGCCCCGAGGCCCGGAACGCGGTCAACGGCCCGTTGGCCGACGCACTGAATGCCGCGGTCGAAGAACTCGACAACGACCCGGGGCTGACGGCCGCCGTACTGACGGGCGCCGGAGGCGGGTTCTCCTCAGGCATGGACCTCAAGTGGTTCGCCACCCAGGGCCCGCCCGTGGGTTTCGGCAAGTTCCTGCAGGCCGGCGCCAGGAAGCCGTTGATCGCAGCGATCGAAGGCTTTGCGCTCGCGGGTGGACTGGAACTCGCACTCACCTGTGATCTGCTGGTGGCGGCCAACAACGTGAAGTTCGGCATTCCCGAAGCGAAGCGCGGACTCTTCGCCGCCGGTGGCGCGCTCATGCGCCTTCCGCGCGTCGTGCCCCACGGCGTCGCGATGGAGATGGCGCTCACGGGCGATCCGATCAGCGCCGAGCGGGCCCTCGAACTCGGCTTGATCGCGCGCGTATCCGAACCGGGCAATGCACTCGACGTGGCGCTCGACCTGGCGAGACAGATCGCCCGCAATGCACCGCTGTCGGTCGCCATGTCGAAGAAGCTGATCGTCGATTCCTACGGCCGCACGGAAGAGGAATTCTGGTCCCACCAGGGCCCGGAGAGCGGCAAGATCTTCACATCGAAGGACGCGCAGGAAGGCGCCCGGGCGTTCGCGGAGAAGCGCGAGCCGGAGTGGACGGGGAGCTGA